A genome region from Mycolicibacterium litorale includes the following:
- a CDS encoding metal-dependent transcriptional regulator has translation MNDLVDTTEMYLRTIYDLEEEGVVPLRARIAERLDQSGPTVSQTVSRMERDGLLQVAGDRHLELTEKGRALAIAVMRKHRLAERLLVDVIGLPWEEVHAEACRWEHVMSEDVERRLVQVLDNPTTSPFGNPIPGLSELGLDRSPSRAEAVNLVRLTELPAGMPVAVVVRQLTEHVQGDADLIARLKEAGVVPNARVTVESAAHGGVNIVIPGHEQVELPHHMAHAVKVEKV, from the coding sequence ATGAACGATCTGGTCGATACCACTGAGATGTACCTGCGCACCATTTACGACCTCGAGGAAGAGGGCGTGGTGCCGCTGCGTGCGCGCATCGCCGAACGCCTCGACCAGAGCGGTCCGACGGTGAGCCAGACGGTGTCGCGCATGGAGCGCGACGGGCTGCTCCAGGTCGCCGGGGACCGGCACCTGGAACTGACCGAGAAGGGCCGCGCGCTGGCCATCGCGGTCATGCGCAAGCACCGGCTCGCCGAACGGCTGCTCGTCGACGTCATCGGCCTGCCGTGGGAGGAAGTACACGCCGAGGCGTGCCGTTGGGAGCACGTGATGAGCGAGGACGTCGAACGGCGCCTCGTCCAGGTGCTCGACAACCCGACCACCTCGCCGTTCGGTAACCCCATCCCCGGCCTGTCCGAACTGGGCCTCGACCGGTCGCCGTCGCGCGCGGAGGCGGTCAACCTGGTCCGCCTGACCGAACTGCCCGCCGGCATGCCCGTCGCGGTCGTCGTCCGCCAGCTGACCGAACACGTCCAGGGCGACGCCGACCTCATCGCGAGGCTCAAGGAAGCCGGTGTGGTGCCCAACGCCCGCGTCACCGTCGAATCCGCCGCCCACGGTGGGGTGAACATCGTCATTCCCGGCCACGAGCAGGTCGAACTGCCGCACCACATGGCGCACGCCGTCAAGGTCGAGAAGGTCTAA
- a CDS encoding alpha/beta fold hydrolase produces MTDRTPNLRPVRDVTPTLQYRTIHGYRRAFRIAGEGPAILLIHGIGDNSTTWNTVQSKLAQRFTVIAPDLLGHGRSDKPRADYSVAAYANGMRDLLSVLDIDRVTVVGHSLGGGVAMQFAYQFPQFVDRLILVGAGGVTKDVNIALRAASLPMGSEALALLRLPLVLPALQLAGRVAGTVLGTTKAGRDLSEMMRILADLPEPTASSAFARTLRAVVDWRGQVVTMLDRCYLTESVPVQLIWGSDDSVIPASHGRLAHAAMPGSRLEIFEGAGHFPFHDDPDRFVETVERFIDSTEPATHDQEMLRELLRTGVSESAISGSADTRVAVLDAMGSDERSAT; encoded by the coding sequence ATGACTGACCGCACCCCCAATCTGCGACCGGTGCGGGATGTGACGCCGACGCTGCAGTACCGCACCATCCACGGCTACCGGCGGGCGTTCCGGATCGCGGGTGAGGGTCCGGCGATCCTGCTGATCCACGGCATCGGCGACAACTCCACGACGTGGAACACCGTGCAGTCCAAACTCGCGCAGCGGTTCACCGTCATCGCGCCCGATCTGCTCGGGCACGGCAGATCGGACAAACCCCGCGCCGACTATTCGGTGGCCGCGTACGCGAACGGGATGCGCGACCTGCTCAGCGTGCTCGACATCGACCGGGTGACCGTGGTCGGTCATTCCCTGGGCGGCGGGGTCGCCATGCAGTTCGCCTACCAGTTCCCGCAATTCGTCGACCGGCTGATCCTGGTCGGCGCGGGCGGTGTCACCAAGGACGTCAACATCGCGCTGCGCGCGGCGTCCCTGCCGATGGGCAGCGAGGCACTCGCCCTGCTGCGACTCCCCCTGGTGTTGCCCGCGCTCCAGCTCGCCGGCAGGGTGGCGGGGACGGTCCTGGGCACCACGAAGGCGGGCCGGGACCTGTCCGAGATGATGCGGATCCTCGCCGATCTGCCCGAGCCGACCGCGTCGTCGGCGTTCGCCCGCACGCTGCGCGCCGTGGTCGACTGGCGCGGCCAGGTGGTCACGATGCTGGACCGCTGTTATCTCACCGAATCCGTGCCGGTGCAGCTGATCTGGGGCAGCGACGATTCGGTGATCCCGGCCAGTCACGGCCGGCTGGCGCACGCCGCGATGCCCGGCTCGCGGCTGGAGATCTTCGAGGGCGCCGGCCACTTCCCGTTCCACGACGACCCGGACCGGTTCGTCGAGACCGTGGAGCGGTTCATCGATTCGACCGAGCCGGCGACCCACGATCAGGAGATGCTGCGCGAGCTGCTGCGCACCGGTGTGAGCGAATCGGCCATCAGCGGTTCGGCCGACACCCGCGTCGCGGTGCTCGACGCCATGGGCAGCGACGAGCGCAGCGCCACCTGA
- the sthA gene encoding Si-specific NAD(P)(+) transhydrogenase — MGSMQEFDLVVIGSGPGGQKAAIAAAKLGKSVAVIERGRMLGGVCVNTGTIPSKTLREAVVYLTGMSQRELYGASYRVKEKITPADLLARTQHVIGKEIDVVRSQLMRNRIELYIGHARFVDQHTVLVEDPNRAERITVCGRNIVIATGTKPARPPGIEFDERRVLDSDGILDLQFIPSSMVVVGAGVIGIEYASMFAALGTKVTVVEKRDAMLEFCDPEVVEALRFHLRDLAVTFRFGEEVTAVDVGSAGTVTTLASGKQIPAETVMYSAGRQGQTDHLDLENAGLEADARGRIFVDDNYRTKVDHIYAVGDVIGFPALAATSMDQGRLAAYHAFGEPAKGMTEIQPIGIYSIPEVSYVGATEVELTKDSVPYEVGVSRYRELARGQIAGDSYGMLKLLVSTEDLRLLGVHIFGTNATEMVHIGQAVMGCGGTVEYLVDAVFNYPTFSEAYKVAALDVMNKLRALSRFRS; from the coding sequence ATGGGTTCCATGCAGGAGTTCGACCTGGTCGTGATCGGATCCGGGCCCGGCGGGCAGAAGGCGGCGATCGCCGCGGCCAAGCTGGGCAAATCGGTCGCCGTCATCGAGCGCGGCCGCATGCTCGGCGGCGTCTGCGTCAACACCGGCACGATCCCGTCCAAGACACTGCGCGAGGCCGTCGTCTACCTGACCGGGATGAGCCAGCGCGAGCTGTACGGCGCCAGCTACCGCGTGAAGGAAAAGATCACCCCGGCCGATCTGCTGGCACGCACCCAGCATGTGATCGGCAAGGAGATCGACGTGGTGCGGTCGCAGCTGATGCGCAACCGCATCGAGCTCTACATCGGCCACGCCCGCTTCGTCGACCAGCACACCGTCCTGGTCGAGGATCCCAACCGCGCCGAGCGGATCACGGTGTGCGGTCGCAACATCGTCATCGCCACCGGCACCAAACCGGCCCGCCCGCCCGGCATCGAGTTCGACGAGCGGCGGGTGCTCGACTCCGACGGGATCCTCGACCTGCAATTCATCCCCTCGTCGATGGTGGTCGTCGGCGCCGGCGTGATCGGCATCGAGTACGCCTCGATGTTCGCCGCGCTCGGCACCAAGGTGACCGTCGTGGAGAAGCGCGACGCGATGCTGGAGTTCTGCGATCCGGAGGTCGTCGAGGCGTTGCGCTTCCACCTGCGCGACCTCGCGGTGACGTTCCGCTTCGGCGAGGAGGTCACCGCCGTCGACGTCGGCTCGGCGGGCACCGTCACCACACTGGCCAGCGGTAAGCAGATCCCCGCCGAGACCGTCATGTACTCGGCGGGCCGCCAGGGGCAGACCGACCACCTCGATCTCGAGAACGCGGGGCTCGAAGCCGACGCGCGCGGCCGGATCTTCGTCGACGACAACTACCGCACGAAGGTCGACCACATCTACGCCGTCGGCGACGTGATCGGCTTCCCCGCGCTGGCCGCCACGTCGATGGACCAGGGCCGGCTGGCCGCCTATCACGCCTTCGGGGAACCGGCGAAGGGCATGACCGAGATCCAGCCGATCGGCATCTACTCCATCCCCGAGGTGTCCTATGTCGGCGCCACCGAGGTCGAGCTGACCAAGGACTCCGTACCCTACGAGGTCGGCGTGTCCCGCTACCGCGAACTCGCGCGCGGGCAGATCGCCGGGGACTCGTACGGCATGCTCAAACTCCTCGTGTCCACCGAAGACCTGCGGCTGCTGGGCGTGCACATCTTCGGGACCAACGCCACCGAGATGGTGCACATCGGGCAGGCCGTGATGGGCTGCGGCGGCACCGTCGAATACCTGGTCGACGCGGTCTTCAACTACCCGACCTTCTCCGAGGCCTACAAGGTCGCCGCGCTCGATGTGATGAACAAGCTGCGGGCGCTCAGCCGATTCCGCTCCTGA
- a CDS encoding DUF7455 domain-containing protein, which yields MTATLTSPELTRADRCDRCGAAARVRAKLPSGAELLFCQHHANEHEAKLVELAAVLEVSPVEA from the coding sequence ATGACCGCAACTCTGACCAGCCCCGAACTCACGCGGGCTGATCGCTGCGATCGCTGCGGTGCCGCGGCCCGTGTGCGCGCAAAGCTGCCCTCCGGCGCGGAACTACTGTTCTGCCAGCACCATGCCAACGAGCACGAGGCGAAGCTGGTCGAGCTCGCCGCCGTCCTCGAAGTGAGCCCTGTCGAGGCCTGA
- a CDS encoding YihY/virulence factor BrkB family protein codes for MTDQRPPVKPSRHHVRHVVVRTLSKSWDDSIFSESAQAAFWCALSLPPLLLGMLGSLAYIAPLFGPDVLPTIENQLINTADSFFSSNVVNEIIEPTVRDIVKGARGEVVSLGFVISLWAGSSAISAFVDSIVEAHDQTPLRHPVRQRFYALGLYVIMLVFAIATAPLLALGPRKVAEFIPDDWDNVLRFGYWPTLFVGLMIAVNILYRVSLPKPLPSHRLILGSILAAVVFLVTTLGLRVYLTWITSTGYTYGALATPIAFLLFAFFLGFAIMIGAELNAAIEEQWPAPTTHARRVRGWLGDRAAAASPAAPSAPAAPVTPDEPATS; via the coding sequence ATGACAGACCAGCGCCCGCCGGTTAAACCGTCCCGTCATCACGTTCGGCACGTCGTCGTCCGCACGCTGTCGAAGAGCTGGGACGACTCGATCTTCTCGGAGTCGGCCCAGGCGGCCTTCTGGTGCGCGCTGTCGTTGCCACCCCTGCTGTTGGGGATGCTCGGCAGCCTCGCCTACATCGCGCCGCTGTTCGGGCCGGATGTCCTGCCAACGATCGAGAACCAGCTGATCAACACCGCCGACAGCTTCTTCTCGTCGAACGTGGTCAACGAGATCATCGAGCCGACGGTGCGCGACATCGTCAAGGGCGCGCGCGGTGAGGTGGTGTCACTGGGCTTCGTCATCTCGCTGTGGGCGGGGTCGTCGGCGATCTCGGCGTTCGTCGACTCGATCGTCGAAGCGCACGATCAGACGCCGCTGCGGCATCCGGTCCGGCAACGGTTCTACGCGCTGGGCCTGTACGTGATCATGCTCGTGTTCGCGATCGCCACGGCCCCGCTGCTGGCGCTCGGCCCTCGCAAGGTGGCCGAGTTCATCCCGGACGACTGGGACAACGTGCTGCGTTTCGGTTACTGGCCCACGCTGTTCGTGGGCCTGATGATCGCGGTGAACATCCTCTACCGGGTGTCGCTGCCCAAACCCCTGCCGTCACACCGGCTGATCTTGGGCTCGATCCTGGCCGCGGTGGTGTTCCTGGTCACCACGCTGGGACTGCGCGTGTACCTGACGTGGATCACCAGCACCGGCTACACCTACGGCGCACTGGCGACTCCGATCGCCTTCCTGTTGTTCGCGTTCTTCCTGGGCTTCGCGATCATGATCGGCGCCGAACTCAACGCCGCCATCGAGGAGCAGTGGCCGGCGCCGACCACCCACGCGCGCCGGGTGCGCGGCTGGCTGGGAGACCGGGCCGCCGCCGCATCGCCGGCGGCGCCGAGCGCCCCCGCTGCGCCGGTCACCCCGGACGAGCCCGCTACTTCTTGA
- a CDS encoding LysM peptidoglycan-binding domain-containing protein, giving the protein MTILDVRQTQQNPAVRGVRRATDARRPRGGRPAGAAVRHRGNGVLMSRASHRRRPITPATTVLLALMAAGITVWLGLVANLGGVAGQQESVPAELAVVQVQTGESLHQVAQRVAPGAPVGAVVERIRELNQLDSAALDAGQTLIAPVS; this is encoded by the coding sequence ATGACGATCCTCGACGTGAGGCAGACCCAGCAGAATCCGGCCGTGCGAGGTGTCCGCCGCGCCACCGATGCACGACGGCCCCGCGGCGGCCGTCCCGCCGGTGCGGCCGTGCGGCACCGCGGCAACGGCGTGCTGATGTCGCGGGCCTCTCACCGGCGCCGCCCGATCACGCCCGCCACGACGGTGTTGTTGGCCCTGATGGCCGCTGGGATCACGGTCTGGCTGGGCCTGGTGGCGAACCTGGGTGGCGTGGCGGGGCAGCAGGAGTCGGTGCCCGCCGAACTCGCGGTGGTGCAGGTGCAGACCGGTGAGAGCCTGCACCAGGTCGCGCAACGGGTCGCCCCCGGCGCCCCGGTCGGCGCCGTCGTCGAGCGGATCCGCGAGCTCAACCAGCTGGATTCCGCGGCGTTGGATGCCGGGCAGACGCTCATCGCTCCTGTCAGCTGA
- a CDS encoding DUF952 domain-containing protein, translating to MYPHSAPKPHVLVHLCSAAEWQAISAQGEHRPESLASAGFVHLSTPAQVHLPANRLYAGRTDLVLLHIDPDRLTDPVLWEPGVPTDPEAMKFPHLYGPLPAAAVRAVTPYRPGPDGTFPPLDQLT from the coding sequence ATGTACCCACATTCGGCCCCGAAACCACATGTCCTCGTGCACTTGTGCAGTGCCGCGGAATGGCAGGCGATTTCAGCCCAGGGCGAACACCGTCCGGAGTCGCTCGCGAGTGCCGGCTTCGTCCATCTGTCGACGCCGGCGCAGGTGCACCTGCCGGCCAACCGGCTCTATGCCGGCCGAACCGATCTGGTGCTGCTCCACATCGATCCGGACCGGTTGACCGACCCGGTTCTCTGGGAGCCCGGTGTTCCAACGGATCCCGAGGCGATGAAGTTCCCGCACCTGTACGGCCCGCTGCCCGCGGCGGCGGTGAGAGCTGTCACACCGTACCGGCCGGGCCCCGACGGCACGTTCCCGCCGCTTGATCAGCTGACGTGA
- a CDS encoding RidA family protein: MADRLVISSGSEYEALVGYSRVIRIGDQVAVAGTTGAGEDIAEQARDALRRIETALTQAGASLSDVVRTRIYVTDISRWREVGAVHEEVFGAIRPVATMVEVSALISPGLYVEIEVDAHVS, translated from the coding sequence GTGGCCGACCGCCTGGTGATCAGTTCCGGTTCCGAATACGAAGCGCTCGTCGGTTATTCGCGGGTGATCCGCATCGGCGACCAGGTCGCCGTGGCCGGCACCACCGGCGCGGGCGAGGACATCGCCGAGCAAGCGCGAGATGCGTTGCGGCGCATCGAAACCGCTCTCACCCAGGCCGGCGCGTCGCTGTCGGACGTGGTGCGCACCCGGATCTACGTCACCGACATCTCCCGCTGGCGCGAGGTCGGCGCCGTGCACGAGGAGGTGTTCGGCGCCATCCGCCCCGTGGCGACGATGGTCGAGGTGTCGGCGCTCATCTCCCCCGGCCTGTATGTCGAGATCGAGGTCGACGCTCACGTCAGCTGA
- the nrdR gene encoding transcriptional regulator NrdR, producing the protein MHCPFCRHPDSRVVDSRETDEGQAIRRRRSCPECGRRFTTVETAVLAVVKRSGVTEPFSREKVIKGVRRACQGRQVDPDALNLLAQQVEDAVRATGSPEVPSHEVGLAILGPLRDLDEVAYLRFASVYRSFESAADFEREIEALRAHRDVTTPS; encoded by the coding sequence ATGCACTGTCCGTTCTGCCGTCATCCCGATTCTCGCGTCGTCGACTCCCGTGAGACCGACGAAGGTCAGGCGATCCGGCGGCGCCGGTCCTGTCCGGAGTGTGGCCGGCGCTTCACCACGGTCGAGACCGCCGTGCTGGCGGTGGTCAAGCGCAGCGGGGTGACCGAGCCGTTCAGCCGGGAAAAGGTCATCAAGGGAGTGCGCCGCGCCTGTCAGGGTCGCCAGGTCGACCCCGATGCGCTCAACCTGCTCGCCCAGCAGGTGGAGGACGCCGTGCGCGCCACCGGTTCGCCGGAAGTGCCCAGCCACGAGGTCGGGCTCGCGATCCTCGGGCCGCTGCGCGACCTCGACGAGGTGGCGTACCTGCGGTTCGCCTCGGTGTACCGATCCTTCGAGTCCGCAGCCGATTTCGAGCGCGAGATCGAAGCGCTGCGCGCGCACCGGGACGTCACGACACCGAGCTGA
- a CDS encoding DUF3039 domain-containing protein, translated as MQTQTIERPDTDERLDDGTDDDAPKFFHYVKKDKIAESAVMGTHVVALCGEVFPVTKSAKPGSPVCPDCKRIYESLKK; from the coding sequence ATGCAGACGCAGACCATCGAGCGCCCGGACACCGACGAACGCCTCGACGACGGGACCGACGACGACGCTCCCAAGTTCTTCCACTACGTCAAGAAGGACAAGATCGCCGAGAGTGCCGTGATGGGAACGCATGTCGTCGCGCTGTGCGGTGAGGTGTTCCCGGTGACGAAGTCGGCCAAGCCCGGGTCTCCGGTGTGCCCGGACTGCAAGCGGATCTACGAGTCGCTCAAGAAGTAG
- a CDS encoding DUF3099 domain-containing protein has protein sequence MWNSGGMKHGPELSFDDEGRPVLITRAAPAYEEQHRARVRKYLTLMSFRIPALILAAVAYSIWENGLLSLGIVVLSIPLPWMAVLIANDRPPRRAEEPRRFDRRQRIPLFPTAERPALEYRVQPTPQPDAAAGDGDPPR, from the coding sequence ATGTGGAACAGTGGAGGTATGAAACACGGCCCCGAGCTGAGTTTCGACGATGAGGGTCGGCCAGTTCTGATCACTCGTGCGGCACCGGCGTACGAGGAGCAGCACCGTGCCCGCGTCCGGAAGTACCTGACGCTGATGTCGTTCCGCATCCCCGCCCTCATCCTGGCCGCGGTCGCCTACAGCATCTGGGAGAACGGTCTCCTCTCGCTGGGCATCGTCGTGCTCTCGATCCCGCTGCCGTGGATGGCCGTGCTGATCGCCAACGACCGGCCGCCGCGCCGCGCCGAGGAGCCCCGACGTTTCGACCGCAGACAGCGGATTCCGTTGTTCCCCACCGCCGAACGGCCCGCGCTGGAATACCGCGTGCAACCCACACCGCAACCGGACGCCGCGGCCGGCGACGGCGACCCTCCGCGTTGA
- a CDS encoding DUF4192 domain-containing protein produces the protein MTTSHTPDFELDRPGTVIAAVPAVLGFVPEMSLVLVTVDRGELGCVLRIDLAEDMTDQIAHLAEVAAAARPDGAVAVIVDEHGAGCHPCNDDYRDVAEQLADELDYRGIELLGAHVVDRVAAGGHWHCADGCGRGGVIEDPSSSPLALAAVLDGRRLYTGRAELQAVIAVDPTRSAALAEVIAACEGPEMSDADACAAITEARVAAAHVADGGTLADELAARLGRALRDVRVRDTLFALAVGEDADRAEALWVSLARILPAAYRVEALVLLAFSAYARGDGPLAGVSLEAALRIDGSHRMAGMLDQALQSGLRPERIRELAVTGYRLADQLGVRLPPQRIRRRRAG, from the coding sequence ATGACGACATCGCATACCCCTGATTTCGAACTCGACCGCCCGGGCACCGTGATCGCCGCGGTGCCCGCCGTACTGGGCTTCGTGCCCGAAATGTCGCTGGTGCTGGTGACCGTGGACCGCGGGGAGCTGGGATGTGTCCTGCGGATCGATCTGGCCGAGGACATGACCGACCAGATCGCCCACCTGGCCGAGGTGGCCGCGGCCGCACGGCCCGACGGCGCGGTCGCCGTGATCGTCGACGAGCACGGCGCGGGTTGCCACCCGTGCAACGACGACTACCGCGACGTCGCCGAACAGCTCGCCGACGAACTGGACTACCGGGGGATCGAGCTGCTGGGCGCCCACGTCGTCGACCGCGTCGCGGCGGGCGGGCACTGGCACTGCGCGGACGGGTGCGGCCGCGGCGGGGTGATCGAGGACCCGTCGTCGTCGCCGCTGGCGCTCGCGGCGGTCCTCGACGGCCGGCGGCTCTACACCGGCCGCGCCGAACTGCAGGCGGTGATCGCCGTCGACCCGACGCGCAGTGCGGCGCTGGCCGAGGTGATCGCGGCGTGCGAGGGGCCCGAGATGTCCGATGCGGACGCCTGCGCGGCGATCACCGAGGCGCGGGTCGCGGCGGCGCACGTCGCCGACGGCGGCACGCTGGCCGACGAATTGGCCGCACGGCTGGGCCGCGCGCTGCGGGATGTGCGGGTGAGGGACACGTTGTTCGCGCTCGCGGTGGGCGAGGACGCCGACCGGGCCGAGGCGCTGTGGGTGTCGCTGGCCCGCATCCTGCCGGCCGCCTACCGCGTCGAGGCGCTGGTGCTGTTGGCGTTCTCCGCGTACGCCAGGGGAGACGGTCCGCTGGCCGGGGTGTCACTGGAAGCGGCCCTGCGCATCGACGGCAGCCACCGGATGGCGGGCATGCTCGATCAGGCGCTGCAGTCGGGACTGCGACCGGAGCGGATCCGGGAACTCGCCGTCACCGGATACCGGCTCGCCGACCAGTTGGGCGTGCGGTTGCCGCCGCAACGGATCCGCCGGCGCCGCGCGGGTTAG
- a CDS encoding PhzF family phenazine biosynthesis protein — protein MAIDVEVLRVFTDPEGNHGNPLGVIDAATVDPGDRQRIARELGYSETIFVDVPDTGATTAHIRIHTPATELPFAGHPTVGAAWWLRENGLPVRTLQVPAGIVQVAYEDDLTMVRARSDWAPEFAIHDLESAEELAAADPSDYADDAHHYLWTWTDREAGHIRARMFAAELGVPEDEATGAAAVRITDYLSRDLTIVQGRGSVIHTVWSPDGWVRVAGRVVNDGRRTLD, from the coding sequence ATGGCCATCGATGTCGAAGTGCTACGCGTTTTCACCGACCCCGAGGGTAACCACGGCAACCCGCTGGGCGTCATCGACGCCGCCACAGTCGATCCCGGTGACCGGCAGCGTATCGCCCGCGAACTGGGTTACAGCGAAACGATTTTCGTCGACGTACCGGACACCGGTGCGACCACCGCACACATCAGGATCCACACCCCCGCGACCGAGCTGCCGTTCGCGGGCCACCCCACCGTGGGGGCGGCGTGGTGGTTGCGCGAGAACGGGCTTCCGGTGCGCACCCTGCAGGTCCCGGCCGGGATCGTGCAGGTCGCCTACGAGGACGACCTGACCATGGTGCGGGCCCGCTCGGACTGGGCGCCGGAGTTCGCGATCCACGACCTCGAGTCCGCCGAGGAGCTGGCCGCCGCCGACCCGTCGGACTATGCCGATGACGCCCACCACTACCTGTGGACGTGGACCGATCGCGAGGCGGGACACATCCGCGCCCGCATGTTCGCCGCGGAGCTCGGGGTGCCCGAGGACGAGGCGACCGGCGCGGCGGCGGTACGCATCACCGACTATCTGAGCCGCGACCTGACGATCGTGCAGGGCAGGGGTTCGGTGATCCACACGGTCTGGAGCCCTGACGGGTGGGTGCGGGTCGCAGGCCGCGTCGTCAACGACGGCCGACGCACCCTGGATTGA
- a CDS encoding proteasome assembly chaperone family protein, translating into MADTPEHPNTPDQPDTTHGQQYQPDPTGMYELEFPAPQLSAADGRGPVLIHALEGFSDAGHVVRLATAHLKNSLDTELVASFAIDELLDYRSRRPLMTFKTDHFSAYEEPELNLYAMHDSVGTPFLLLAGMEPDLRWERFITAVRLLAERLGVRQTIGLGSIPMAVPHTRPVTMTAHANNKELIAEHTPWVGEVQVPASASNLLEYRMAQHGHEVVGYTVYVPHYLSQTAYPPAAEALLAEVAKTAALQIPLAALSEAGAEVYSKINEQVEASVEVAQVVTALERQYDAFVAAQENRSLLAHDEDLPSGDELGAEFERFLAQQAGEKDKEDRYRDGFSDGEDRS; encoded by the coding sequence ATGGCAGACACCCCAGAGCACCCGAACACCCCGGACCAGCCGGACACCACCCACGGACAGCAGTACCAGCCCGACCCCACCGGCATGTACGAGCTGGAGTTCCCGGCCCCGCAGCTGTCGGCGGCCGACGGACGCGGACCGGTGTTGATCCATGCGCTGGAAGGTTTCTCGGACGCCGGCCACGTGGTCCGGTTGGCCACCGCGCACCTCAAGAACAGCCTGGACACCGAGCTGGTCGCGTCGTTCGCCATCGACGAACTGCTCGACTACCGCTCCCGGCGGCCGTTGATGACGTTCAAGACCGACCACTTCTCCGCCTACGAGGAGCCGGAACTCAACCTCTACGCCATGCATGACAGCGTGGGGACGCCGTTTCTGCTCCTCGCCGGCATGGAGCCGGATCTGCGCTGGGAGCGGTTCATCACCGCGGTGCGCCTGCTGGCCGAACGGCTCGGCGTCCGGCAGACGATCGGGCTCGGCTCGATCCCGATGGCGGTTCCGCACACCCGGCCGGTCACGATGACCGCGCACGCCAACAACAAGGAGCTGATCGCCGAGCACACCCCGTGGGTGGGCGAGGTCCAGGTGCCGGCGAGCGCGTCGAATCTGCTGGAGTACCGGATGGCTCAGCACGGTCACGAGGTCGTCGGCTACACGGTGTATGTACCGCACTACCTGTCGCAGACGGCCTATCCCCCGGCCGCCGAGGCGCTGCTCGCCGAGGTCGCCAAGACGGCGGCGCTGCAGATCCCGCTCGCCGCGCTGTCGGAGGCGGGCGCCGAGGTCTACAGCAAGATCAACGAGCAGGTCGAGGCCAGCGTCGAAGTTGCTCAGGTGGTGACCGCCCTGGAGCGCCAGTACGATGCGTTCGTCGCCGCCCAGGAGAACCGGTCGCTGCTCGCGCACGACGAAGATCTCCCCAGCGGTGACGAACTCGGCGCCGAGTTCGAACGGTTCCTCGCCCAGCAGGCCGGCGAGAAGGACAAAGAGGACAGGTACCGGGACGGGTTCTCCGACGGCGAGGACCGTAGCTGA
- the sigB gene encoding sigma-70 family RNA polymerase sigma factor SigB, which produces MANATTSRVDSDLDAQSPAADLVRVYLNGIGKTALLNAADEVELAKRIEAGLYAQHLLDTKKRLGETRKRDLAAVVRDGEAARRHLLEANLRLVVSLAKRYTGRGMPLLDLIQEGNLGLIRAMEKFDYTKGFKFSTYATWWIRQAITRGMADQSRTIRLPVHLVEQVNKLARIKREMHQNLGREATDEELAEESGIPAEKIADLLEHSRDPVSLDMPVGSDEEAPLGDFIEDAEAMSAENAVISELLHTDIRHVLATLDEREQQVIRLRFGLDDGQPRTLDQIGKLFGLSRERVRQIEREVMAKLRNGERADRLRSYAS; this is translated from the coding sequence ATGGCAAATGCCACCACAAGCCGCGTCGATAGCGATCTGGACGCCCAGAGCCCGGCCGCTGACCTCGTGCGCGTGTATCTCAACGGCATCGGCAAAACGGCCCTGCTGAACGCCGCGGACGAGGTCGAGCTGGCCAAGCGCATCGAGGCGGGGCTCTACGCCCAGCATCTGCTCGACACCAAGAAGCGCCTCGGCGAGACCCGCAAGCGCGATCTGGCGGCAGTGGTTCGCGACGGTGAGGCCGCGCGGCGGCATCTGCTCGAGGCCAACCTGCGTCTGGTGGTGTCGCTGGCCAAGCGCTACACCGGGCGCGGGATGCCGCTGCTGGACCTGATCCAGGAGGGGAACCTGGGTCTGATCCGCGCCATGGAGAAGTTCGACTACACCAAGGGCTTCAAGTTCTCGACGTACGCGACGTGGTGGATCCGTCAGGCCATCACCCGCGGCATGGCCGACCAGAGCCGCACCATCCGGCTGCCGGTCCACCTCGTCGAGCAGGTGAACAAGCTGGCGCGCATCAAGCGTGAGATGCACCAGAACCTCGGCCGGGAGGCCACCGACGAGGAACTGGCCGAGGAGTCGGGCATCCCCGCGGAGAAGATCGCCGACCTGCTCGAGCACAGCCGCGATCCGGTGAGCCTGGACATGCCCGTCGGCAGCGACGAGGAGGCCCCGCTGGGCGACTTCATCGAGGACGCCGAGGCGATGTCGGCCGAGAACGCGGTGATCTCCGAGCTGCTGCACACCGACATCCGGCACGTGCTCGCCACGCTCGACGAGCGCGAACAGCAGGTCATCAGGCTGCGCTTCGGTCTCGACGACGGCCAGCCCCGCACGCTCGACCAGATCGGCAAGCTCTTCGGGCTCTCCCGTGAGCGGGTCCGCCAGATCGAGCGCGAAGTGATGGCGAAGCTGCGCAACGGGGAACGCGCCGACCGGCTGCGCTCGTACGCGAGCTGA